In Streptomyces sp. NBC_01381, a genomic segment contains:
- a CDS encoding sensor domain-containing protein, with protein MAQESVWTALRRRGYLASSAPWRALGYLGGGVGLGVVVLVGGLAAALAGVALSLVLIGLPLLALLAFTGIPVAALERRRLRPVDPGPAPTPHRTPEVPGIHAWFALRVKEQATWRELSYTALLALVLWPLDLLVLACTVGIPALLIAAPAQLALDGGEIRAAKLWLIGDYPSAFAAALLGLALLAPLLYPLGGYAAARAALARLLLAPRDAELSSRLAEVTRSRARLVDAFEAERRRVERDLHDGAQQRLVALTMALGLARLDATPGSPLAAQLATAHDEAGNVLTELRELIRGIHPQVLADYGLAAAIEDAADRSPIPVDTDLDLPRLPEPVESAGYFTTREALTNIARHSEAPLAHITARHERGLLRIDVRDEGKGGADPGRGTGLTGLADRIAVLDGTLTVTSPPGGPTVLSMEIPCRAQPQPAQAPAAAD; from the coding sequence ATGGCCCAGGAGAGCGTGTGGACGGCGCTGCGGCGGCGGGGGTACCTGGCGAGCAGTGCTCCGTGGCGGGCCCTCGGTTACCTCGGGGGCGGTGTCGGCCTCGGAGTGGTCGTGCTCGTCGGTGGTCTTGCCGCGGCCCTCGCCGGCGTCGCGCTCAGCCTCGTACTCATCGGCCTTCCCCTCCTCGCCCTGCTCGCCTTCACCGGCATCCCCGTCGCCGCCCTGGAGCGCCGGCGCCTCCGCCCCGTGGATCCCGGCCCCGCGCCGACCCCTCACCGCACCCCCGAAGTCCCCGGCATCCACGCCTGGTTCGCGCTGCGGGTCAAGGAGCAGGCCACCTGGCGGGAGCTCTCGTACACCGCGCTGCTCGCCCTCGTGCTCTGGCCCCTTGACCTGCTCGTCCTGGCCTGCACCGTCGGCATCCCCGCCCTGCTCATCGCGGCCCCCGCCCAACTCGCTCTCGACGGCGGCGAGATCCGCGCCGCCAAGCTCTGGCTGATCGGCGACTACCCGAGCGCCTTCGCCGCCGCCCTGCTCGGCCTGGCCCTGCTCGCTCCGCTCCTCTACCCCCTCGGCGGTTACGCCGCCGCCCGCGCCGCCCTCGCCCGCCTCCTCCTCGCGCCCCGCGACGCGGAGCTCAGCAGCAGGCTCGCCGAAGTGACCCGCTCCAGGGCCCGTCTGGTGGACGCCTTCGAGGCCGAACGGCGGCGTGTTGAACGGGACTTGCACGACGGGGCCCAACAGCGGCTCGTCGCTCTCACCATGGCCCTCGGCCTCGCCAGGCTCGACGCCACCCCCGGCAGCCCCCTGGCGGCCCAGCTCGCCACGGCCCACGACGAAGCGGGGAACGTCCTCACGGAACTGCGTGAGCTCATCCGCGGCATTCATCCCCAAGTCCTCGCCGACTACGGCCTCGCCGCAGCCATCGAGGACGCCGCCGACCGCTCACCGATCCCCGTGGACACCGACCTGGACCTGCCCCGCCTCCCCGAACCCGTGGAGTCCGCCGGGTACTTCACCACCCGCGAGGCCCTCACCAACATCGCCCGCCACAGCGAGGCGCCCCTCGCGCACATCACGGCACGTCATGAGCGGGGCCTCCTCCGCATCGACGTACGGGACGAAGGCAAGGGCGGCGCGGACCCCGGCCGTGGCACGGGCCTGACCGGCCTCGCGGACCGCATCGCGGTGCTCGATGGCACACTGACGGTCACCAGTCCGCCCGGCGGGCCGACCGTACTGTCCATGGAGATCCCGTGCCGAGCCCAGCCGCAGCCAGCGCAAGCACCAGCAGCCGCCGACTGA
- a CDS encoding response regulator transcription factor, which produces MPSPAAASASTSSRRLKIVLAEDSVLLREGLIGLLTRFGHEVPAALGDAEELRTAVQRHDPDLVLTDVRMPPGFQDEGLRAAVALRAERPKLPVLVLSQYVQRSYAAELLDTGDGTGVGYLLKDRVGQVEQFADAVERVADGGTVVDPEVVRQLLRRRRDPLEQLTPREREVLGLVAEGRSNGAIAAELVVSEAAVGKHIGNILGKLGLPPGEGTHRRVLAVLTYLRA; this is translated from the coding sequence GTGCCGAGCCCAGCCGCAGCCAGCGCAAGCACCAGCAGCCGCCGACTGAAGATCGTCCTCGCGGAGGACAGCGTGCTGCTGCGCGAGGGCCTGATCGGGCTGCTCACCCGCTTCGGCCACGAGGTGCCTGCCGCGCTCGGCGACGCCGAGGAACTCCGCACCGCCGTCCAGCGGCACGACCCGGACCTCGTCCTCACCGACGTACGCATGCCCCCCGGTTTCCAGGACGAGGGCCTGCGCGCCGCCGTCGCCCTGCGGGCCGAGCGGCCGAAGCTCCCGGTGCTGGTGCTCAGCCAGTACGTGCAGCGTTCGTACGCCGCCGAACTCCTGGACACCGGCGACGGCACCGGCGTCGGCTATCTGCTCAAGGACCGCGTGGGCCAGGTCGAGCAGTTCGCCGATGCGGTCGAGCGGGTCGCGGACGGCGGAACGGTCGTGGACCCGGAAGTCGTACGGCAGTTGCTGCGCCGCCGCCGCGACCCCCTTGAGCAGCTCACGCCGCGCGAGCGCGAGGTGCTCGGCCTGGTCGCCGAGGGCAGGTCGAACGGCGCGATCGCCGCCGAACTCGTCGTCAGCGAGGCGGCGGTGGGCAAACACATCGGCAACATCCTCGGCAAGCTGGGGCTGCCGCCGGGGGAAGGAACGCATCGCCGGGTCCTTGCGGTACTGACGTACTTGCGGGCGTAG
- a CDS encoding MMPL family transporter, which yields MLATLARTATRHPRTVILTWLLLLVLGLGFGTRVFGDLTSTVEDVPGSESVVADELLGRLTPDGDSINAVLSGADVESTRVRAQVADAVTDVRKQPGIAQVPDPYATRGLVAEGGRALLIPVTLKGGLDDDAEEEAVGDAADRIREIGAADVAVSGGPLLGEQLGGRAQEDVARAELITLPAVLIVLLLIFGGLRAAGLPLLVTVSGVAGAFLTLYGFSQFTEISVYAVQIVTMLGLGLAVDYALLMVMRFREERGKTDDVARAVHATVSRAGRTVLFSGLTVAISLSGLVWFASPFLRSMGLAAGAVVVVDMLAALTLLPALLALFGGKIARRKGKPAAEPGAFFARVALFSARRPVAVGTAVVAVLAVLALPAFGMRINIGDARQLPESTEARQLYDTVREHYPAGTDTDPVRVLIRPGAESGYDGAIRALPGIAAAESERLPDGTVLLELTPAGSVDGPVATRLVEDIRDLRGTDPVEVTGNAASLVDFRSMLAERAPWAVLTVLAGLFALLFAFTGSLLIPLRTLLTTLLSLGAALGVVVWVFQDGHLAGLLGGEGLGALSLTAPPLIIAIAFGLAMDYELFILSRMRESRLETGDDRAAVVEGLRRSGRVVSCAALLLAIVFGGFMTGGFSPILQIGLGLTLAVLIDATVVRMLLVPATMTLLGRRAWWAPPSLRRIHQRYGLREAPPAGEVPVRQAPPSP from the coding sequence ATGCTCGCCACCCTCGCCCGCACAGCCACCCGCCACCCCCGCACAGTGATCCTCACCTGGCTGCTCCTCCTCGTCCTGGGCCTCGGCTTCGGCACCCGGGTCTTCGGTGACCTCACGTCGACCGTCGAGGACGTGCCCGGCAGTGAATCCGTCGTGGCGGACGAGCTGCTCGGCAGGCTCACCCCGGACGGCGACTCCATCAACGCCGTTCTCTCCGGCGCCGACGTCGAGTCCACGCGGGTCCGCGCGCAGGTCGCGGACGCCGTCACCGACGTACGGAAGCAGCCCGGCATCGCCCAGGTGCCCGACCCCTACGCCACCCGCGGCCTCGTCGCCGAGGGCGGCAGGGCGCTCCTGATCCCCGTCACCCTCAAGGGCGGCCTCGACGACGACGCCGAGGAGGAGGCGGTCGGCGACGCGGCCGACCGGATCCGTGAGATCGGCGCCGCCGATGTCGCCGTCAGCGGCGGCCCGCTGCTCGGCGAGCAACTCGGCGGCCGGGCCCAAGAGGACGTCGCACGGGCCGAGTTGATCACCCTGCCCGCCGTGCTGATCGTCCTGCTGCTGATCTTCGGCGGGCTGCGGGCCGCCGGACTTCCGCTCCTGGTGACCGTCAGCGGCGTCGCCGGCGCCTTCCTGACCCTCTACGGCTTCAGCCAGTTCACCGAGATCTCCGTCTACGCCGTCCAGATCGTCACCATGCTCGGGCTCGGACTCGCCGTCGACTACGCCCTGTTGATGGTGATGCGGTTCCGTGAGGAGCGTGGGAAGACGGATGATGTGGCGCGGGCCGTGCACGCGACCGTTTCCCGTGCCGGACGCACCGTCCTGTTTTCCGGGCTCACCGTCGCCATCAGCCTCTCCGGGCTCGTCTGGTTCGCCAGCCCGTTCCTGCGCAGCATGGGTCTTGCCGCCGGCGCGGTGGTCGTCGTCGACATGCTGGCCGCGCTGACCCTGCTGCCCGCGCTGCTCGCCCTGTTCGGCGGCAAGATCGCACGGCGGAAGGGCAAGCCGGCCGCCGAGCCCGGTGCCTTCTTCGCCCGTGTCGCGCTCTTCTCCGCGCGCCGTCCCGTTGCCGTCGGCACCGCCGTGGTCGCCGTCCTCGCCGTCCTCGCGCTGCCCGCCTTCGGGATGCGGATCAACATCGGCGACGCGCGGCAGCTGCCGGAGAGCACCGAGGCGCGGCAGTTGTACGACACCGTGCGCGAGCACTATCCGGCGGGGACGGACACCGATCCGGTGCGGGTGCTCATCAGGCCGGGGGCGGAATCCGGCTACGACGGCGCGATCCGGGCCCTGCCGGGCATCGCCGCGGCCGAGAGCGAGCGGCTCCCCGACGGGACGGTCCTCCTCGAGCTCACACCCGCCGGTTCCGTCGACGGGCCCGTCGCCACCCGGCTCGTGGAGGACATCCGCGACCTGCGCGGCACCGATCCCGTCGAGGTCACCGGGAACGCCGCGAGCCTCGTCGACTTCCGCTCGATGCTCGCCGAGCGCGCGCCCTGGGCCGTACTCACCGTCCTGGCCGGCCTGTTCGCCCTGCTCTTCGCGTTCACCGGGTCGCTGCTGATTCCCCTTCGTACGCTCCTGACCACCCTGCTCAGCCTGGGCGCGGCGCTCGGCGTCGTGGTGTGGGTGTTCCAGGACGGGCATCTGGCGGGGCTGCTCGGCGGTGAGGGGCTCGGGGCGCTGAGCCTGACCGCGCCGCCGCTGATCATCGCGATCGCGTTCGGACTCGCCATGGACTACGAGCTGTTCATCCTGTCCCGGATGCGGGAGAGCCGCCTGGAGACGGGGGACGACCGCGCCGCCGTCGTCGAAGGGCTGCGCCGCTCGGGGCGCGTGGTCAGCTGTGCGGCGCTGCTGCTCGCGATCGTCTTCGGCGGCTTCATGACCGGCGGGTTCTCACCGATCCTGCAGATCGGCCTCGGTCTGACGCTCGCGGTCCTCATCGACGCAACGGTCGTCCGGATGCTGCTCGTACCGGCCACGATGACGCTGCTCGGGCGCCGCGCCTGGTGGGCACCGCCGTCGCTGCGGCGCATCCATCAGCGGTACGGGCTCCGCGAGGCGCCGCCCGCCGGCGAGGTGCCGGTCAGGCAAGCACCACCCAGTCCATGA
- a CDS encoding response regulator transcription factor has protein sequence MSIRVVVADDQELVRSGFSMILEAQPDIEVVAEAGDGAEAVAAVRQHAPDVLLLDIRMPGTDGIEAARQVCARTSCRVVMLTTFDLDEYVYEALYAGASGFLLKDVRRDDLVHAVRVVAAGDSLLAPSVTRRLVADVVQRRRAALGAAPMSPSERLAVLTAREEETLRLLARGLSNAEIAAAFVVSEHTVKTHVSNVLSKLVLRDRVQAVICAYETGLVVPGES, from the coding sequence ATGAGCATCCGGGTGGTGGTCGCCGACGACCAGGAGCTGGTGCGCAGCGGCTTCTCGATGATCCTCGAGGCACAGCCCGACATCGAGGTGGTGGCGGAGGCGGGTGACGGCGCGGAGGCGGTGGCCGCGGTGCGCCAACACGCCCCGGACGTGCTGCTGTTGGACATCCGCATGCCGGGCACGGACGGCATCGAGGCGGCCCGTCAAGTGTGCGCGCGGACCAGCTGCCGGGTCGTCATGCTGACCACCTTCGACCTCGATGAGTATGTGTACGAGGCGCTGTACGCGGGAGCGAGCGGCTTCCTGCTCAAGGACGTCCGCAGGGACGACCTGGTGCACGCGGTGCGGGTGGTGGCCGCCGGGGACTCGCTCCTTGCCCCTTCGGTGACGCGGCGACTGGTCGCGGACGTGGTCCAGCGGCGGCGCGCGGCGCTCGGTGCCGCGCCCATGTCGCCGTCCGAACGCCTCGCGGTCCTCACCGCGAGGGAGGAGGAGACCCTGCGGCTGCTGGCCCGTGGGCTCTCCAACGCGGAGATCGCGGCGGCGTTCGTGGTCAGCGAGCACACGGTGAAGACCCACGTCAGCAATGTCCTGTCCAAGCTGGTGCTACGGGATCGGGTGCAGGCTGTCATTTGCGCGTACGAGACGGGTCTTGTGGTTCCGGGGGAGAGCTAG